GAAGTGTGCCACCCCAATGGGGGTGTCCGGGATGAAGCCTCGGGAGATCAGGAACTGGATCCCTTTGTCTGGGTTTCTGAAAGGGAAGGACAGAGACATGGTGAGTTTGCATGATCTCTCCAAGGCGCTGTTGCCTCTGGCTCACCTCGTGGCTTGCAGCAATGCCACCCTCAGTATGCGCACGGGCTCCTGGGAGCCAGGACACAGGCAATATCAGCACGTTCAGCTGCTCCAAATGCAACCCACAGAGGGCTGAGGGAGAAACGTGGCTGTGAAGAGACTTAGGAGACATTGCTGCCACGGTGTATGGGCAAAGCAGGCTGAAGACTCAAACGGGGATAACCCAAGGTGGCAACTTTATCTGTAAAAAACAAATTTCTCTTTCTGATACATTTTTAGTGCTCAGTGTTGAGTGACACCTTCTGCCGTCCTCACctgagcctggggctggctgcctgAACAGAAATCCCACGCTCAGATTTGCTTATCTCTTCCTCCACTTTCCCCACACTTAGCTGTGCTGTTCTTCCCTTCTCCATTGATTTACCCCCTCCAGCAGAAATCTCTGTGTGTGGGTGGATGAGAGCACCTGGAGAACGCCTTGTCAGAGCTGGGAGAGAGCCGTGCGCAGCTCCCAGAGGGTTTTTCTCCCTCCGTGGCTGTGAGTGCCTCTCCGAGAACAGGCCTGGTGCCGACTGCGCCCGACTGCCTGGCTGTGGGAGTGATTTTCTGCTCCTCAGCGTGCCCAGTGTCTGTGCCCACGTATGCAGCTCTCGGGGGACAGTGCGTGTCTCAACAAGCACACCTTGGTGTGTGTCTGTCCCGCACGTGCAGATTTCTCTTGCCCCAAACATGTTCATTGGAACCCGTGCGTTTCCATATTTTGGCTTTGTCCTCATGTCTTTTGTAAGTACACACGCTTCTGTGTATCCTGGGAGTAGCTGTGAGCCCAGGCAGTGCCTGTCCCACAGTACAGACAGGAATGAGTGCGCATGTCTATATAAGTGGTggcccccaagggtcagtactgggcccagtcttgtttaacttcttcatcagtgacctggatgaagagttagagcgtaccctcagcaaatttgctgatgacaccaaactgggaggtgtggtggatacactggcaggctgtgctgccattcagcgagacctggacaggctggagagttgggcagagaggaacctgatgaggttcaacaagggcaagtgcagggtcctgcacctggggaggaacaacctcatgcaccagtacaggctggggctgacctgctggagagcagctctgcggagagggacctgagcgtcctggtggacgacagggtgaccatgagccagcagcgtgccctggttgccaagaaggcagatgggatcctggggtgcatcaagaagagtgtgggcagcagggcgagggaggttctccttcccctctacactgccctagtgaggccccatctgcagtgctgtgtccaggtctggactccccagttcaagaaagatgaagagttactggagagagtccagcggagggctacgaggatggtgaggggactggagcatctcccctacgaggggaggctgagggagctgggcttgttcagcctgaagaagagaaggctgcgaggggaccttagaaatgcttataaatatctgaagggtgggtgtcaggaggatggggccaagctcttttcagtggtgcccagcgacaggacaaggggcaacgggcacaaactgaagcagaggaagctccagctgaacccgaggaagaacttcttccctctgagggtgacggagccctggcccaggctgcccagggaggctgtggagtctccttctctggagatattccagccccgcctggacaaggtcctgtgcagcctgctctgggtgaccctgcttcagcaggagggttggactgggtgacccacagaggccccttccaacccctacaattctgtgattctgtgattctgtgcaggtTTTCTGTCTACATTTCCATCTGCCCTGCTGAAGGGTGTCTGTCATGATGCACTCCTGCTGAGGGGAATTAGTGCAATGTCAGGAAGACCCCTACATTCCTTTGGTTCTCCGAGCTGGTGAGTGGGGAGAGGTAAGAGGGCAGCTTCTTCATGGAAGGATGCCATCATTGGCCCAAATTCAGGAATCTTTGACAAGGCTCAAGGAGTGAGTTTGCTCAGGCAGTTTCCTGGGGTGAGGAAAGGACAGGATGAGATCTCAGAGCACGTGAATGCATGATATGCACAGGCACGGGCTGTGACACTGCCAGGTGGTGAaggatgtgggtgagcaacataTGTCTAGCTATAAGGGGATCAGCATCCAGGAGAATCGCCTGCTCCTTACAGGGGCCTCATGAGTATACAAAAAGTAGATGGGTTTGAAATAGTTCTGCTTACTCTGCAATGTCACAAAGAAAATATCCTGGGCAGTGTGGCATCCCTGAGGACAGCGGTTGGGAGAAGAGGTCAGTCCATTAAATTTATGAACAGGAGAACTGCAAGGTCTGATATCGAAAAACCCAGGCCTTCTCAGGGAAAAGCAATAGTGCACTTTCTGTATTATCACACAGATCTCCTGGTTCACCTTTGAAGAGCACGGGCAAAGTTCTCTCCTAAGTGCAAAGGTCATATGGTCAGGACTAAAGCCAAGCTAAGCAACAGAGACTCGGAAAATGCACCTCCACCTGCACACTTTGGTCTTTGGCTAGGGACAGTGTGGTGTTCACAGCACGAGGATGATCTCAGCTACGCTGGTGTGACTCCAAAGCCACTGGACTGACTCTGGATTCACTccagaggagctggaagctgaatATGGCCAGAAAAACGCAGCTCACACACTGGTATGGATGTGCAGATCTCAGAGATGGCACGCAACGCAGGAGGATGCAGGATAAAACAGACCAGCTGTGACAGCCCACCTGCACTACCTAGACTATAACTCCAATACACTTGCACATACTATTCTTCCACTAACAGCAGCCTTTCATCAGTTTTTCCTGGGATTAAACTTGTTCTCCACAAAATCCCTCTGGCAGTGCAGCATCTCTGCCACTGAACACCCGCAGACCCACCCCACGTACTGCAGCATGCAGCTTTTACCCAGATGTGCAGCAAACTCCGCTTTTACCTCTCCTGAGCCTGATCTCTGTTATTTTCTTTAGCGTTGCAGGGGTGTTAAGCACGGCCAGCCAATGCTGCGGGATTCCTCACGTCCTGCTGGCTTTCCCTCTGCCCACGCAGCCAGCTGCCCACACACACTGAGTGATTACAGCAGCGCTGCGTAATGGAGCTCTCTCCGTTCCAGGGATTCCACCCCCTCACTGTGGAGCGGGAATGGGGAAAGTGCCACGGCAGCGCAGCAGCGATGCGCTCCCAGGGGCCTGCTCCGAGCCAGAGAGCTGCTTTCTGAAAAAGCAATGCAGGGCCGGACAGACCACGGCAAATGCTGCTAGGaactgacaggctggagagctgggcagagaggaacctgatgaggttcaacaaagccaaatgcagggtcctgcacctggggaggaacaacctcatgcaccagtacaggcttggggtggacctgctggagagcagctctgcggagagggacctgggtgtgctggtggacgacagggtgaccatgagccagcagtgtgccctggctgccaagaaagccaatgggatcctggggtgcatcaagaggagtgtggccagcagggcaagggaggttcttcttcccctctacactgccctggtgaggcctcatctgcagtactgtgtccagtgctgggctccccagttcaagaaagataaagagctactggagagagtccagcggagggctacgaggatgatgaggggactggaacatctctcctacaaggagaggctgaggaaactgggcttgttcagcctggagaagagaaggctgagaggggaccttagaaatgcttacaaatatctgaagggtgggtgtcaggaggatggggccaagctcttttcagtggtgcccagcgacaggacaaggggcaatgggcacaaactgaagcacaggaagttccagctgaacatgaggaagaacttcttccctctgagggtgacggagccctggcccaggctgcccagggaggctgtggagtctccttctctggagatattcaagacccgcctggacaaggccctgtgcagcctgctgtaggtgaccctgcttcagcagggggtgggactgggtgacccacagaggtcccttccaacccctactattctgtgattctgtgattctgtgattctgtgggaccgGTCAGCAAAAAGCATGAGCACACACGCACAGAGGGCCTCAGCTCCATGCCCTGCGGGTTGGTGCCCACATCGCACACCCTGCAATGGCAAACTGGCCCCTTGCTAGACATTGGCAGGGAAACCAACAACCAAATAACAGTAGAAAGCTGAATGGCCTCCCCAGTCCCTTGGATGGAGGTGCATTGCGGTGTCACAAGGGGAGCCATATGTCCCTTAGATTCCactcaaagaataaaaaaaaggctTCGCTCCCCAGAGCTAACAGGTCGGTTCCCTCCCTTCCTGTCCCCCAACATCTTGTCAAGAAAACTGAGCACTACAGGTTATTGCACATTATTTCAGCAGCTAGTTTCAAGGGAGCAGGGGAGGCCTGGCTAGGAAGTTGTGTTTCAGAGCTCCACAGTACGTCTTCTATTCCACAGGGACCTGCAAGATGCAGCGAACCCAGGTCACTGAGTGAAGGAGGATGGCAGAGCTGCTTCCCCAAAACAGACCTGGCACTGCTGATCCATCACATGAATGTGTGCCAGGCAGAACGGGGAAGAAGGAGAGGCTGGGAAAAAGCATTTTCACTCCTGCTTTATCTTGACATCAGTACTCATGTCAACTGTGCAGGAACCAAAGGAAAACACATTGGGTGGAGGGGCTCCTGCCAAGCACGGCTGAGAATACTGCAACACTTAGCAGCAGAGATGCAAGCCCCACATCCCCCTCCAGAAGTACACCTGTCCCAACACAAACACCACAACACCTGTGTGGACCCAGAACTATCTCTATCATAATCAACCCCCACCTGTGTTTGGTGCCTACCTCCTCTCCTTCCAGCTTGCCTGTGCTCATCAGGCAGATCTGTGTGCACCCAGAGCCTGACTGATCTATACACGTGGACCCACCTGTTCACAGCCTGATCTCAGAGCTAGTAAAATGTCCTCCTCGGTTCTGTAAGAGTCCCAGATCTGTTTGCTCTAACATCACTTCAGTTCTGGATGTGCTCTGAATCCAGCCCTGAAAACCACTCTTCACCGTTCCTGCCTCCTGGAGTCCACAGTCTCCACACTACACATACATAAACCTTGTGCACTGCCTGCTTGTCTGTGCAAAACTTCTGCCTAGGACTGTGTAATCTGTAGTTCTCACTCTGACCAAAAGGCCCATGCTAATGTGTGGCAAAACACGCTTCTAGTATGGCTGCACTAAATCCCCAGCACCATCATCAGGGGACTCAAATGGAGACCAAGACAGCATAAGATGAGAGTGTGATGGTGGAGGAAAACCCAGTATTTCTCATAGCTTGCTCTGATGAGAAAAGTCTCATCAGCAGGCAACGGGCAAATCCAAAGCTTCTTACAGGAGCTCAGCTGCTTTCTGCCAACGCAAAATAGACTACGTGTGACCCCTCGAGTTAACCTCTTCTGATGGTAATCTCTGGGCTGCTCTGCTTTTGCTTCCACACCTACAGCCTTTTCATAGGATATCAGACTCACATGTGAGAGAGACTGAGACAACTTAACCTGGTCCGTCAGGTGAAAATCTACCCAAATACCAGAAGGAAAATGACAGCCAGAGAACTCACACTGGGCAGCCAAGCTCAGCTCTACCTCTGACTCTCGCTCTTTACTTGAAAATGCGCTATGTTAAGTAACCAGGGCTGGGTTTACATCCCCAGCTACGCTTGCTCCTTTGCAACAGAGTGGAACAGGAGCCTGGAccccaggctctgctggtggaTGCCAAATGGGCACCAACTGGGACTGAAGGTTCAGAATTCAGGAGAGGTTCAGAATTCAGGAGAGGTTCAGAATTCAGGAGAGCACGGGCGCTACTCATGGGGCACTGGGCTTGTTCCTCTGCTGGGCAGCAGATCAGGACAGCACTGGGAGGACTTCAGTGAAAAAGCTTCTGGGCAGCCAACCTGTGGTCTGCATTGCATACCCAGATGGTCATGCCCTTGAATGCAAAAGAACTTCCCTGGAGATGGATCTAGACCAAGAGCCTGCCACCACCTGTTCCTGTGAGGCATGGAATAGGCTGGGAAACACGAATGAGAAAGAGTCACTTACATATTAAAGAGATTCAGCCCAATGCGGTAGAGGCGCTTCCTCATGGTGTCTGTGGAAAGTGTGGGGGACTTGCAGCTCGCTGGGTTCTCGCAGTGGTACCTTGGGAGGCTGAGGATCATGGCCTGTAGTGCCTCTTTCGAGGACACCTCGGAGGCTGACTTGGCTGAAgtggaggtgctgctgctgctcagctgctctgAGTTGTCTGCATTCTCAGACTCAGAGCCTTTGCTTTGCCCCGTCTCATTGCTAGCATCAAACTGGAGCTTCTGCACTGCCATCTGCCCAGGCTCAGCACTGCTGTCTCCCGTGCCGTTAGTACTGACATTCACCTCGGTGAAAGTGTGGCTGTTCCGTAGAGCTCCGGACTCAGGTAAGCTCTCTGGGGCAGCTGGTGGTTCActggcttccccctccccttctccgGGGCTTTCTTCAGCCTTGGTAGCTTGAGAGAGCCCAGCCTGGGCATTGCTGCTGAGGCAGTTTGCCATGGACACCGAGGTAGACGATGAGACAGAGATGTTCTTGTTGTCGATCTGGACTGTGACATCTCGAAAAGCCATCATGAGAGTGCTGCTGCTCTTGGGCAGAGTATCTGGCAGGagcccttcctccttctccttgtcctgcagctcagcttctaAGTCTTGGTTTGGCTGCATTGAGCTGGCACTGAAGGTCTCCCTTATCTGGTATGAGCCCCCATCTTGCAGTGAGCACATGGTCTTCAGGCTCCAGGTGCTGAGGGCATCATCAATAGACTTGGCCAGGGACTGAACTTGTTCCGTGAAGGAGTCCTCCAGCTCGGTCAGTGCCCCACTGATCGTGGCTGGCAAAGATGGGGACCTCACCAATGGGATGCCCACAAAGTTGTACCCCTCCACCAGGGCTTTCTCAGCGGAGAAGCTCTCTGAGTTCTGGACCCGGACTTTCCTCAGAGAGATGCGGCGTGGCATGCGGCTCTCCAGCAGTGAGTTGCGGATCTTCTCAAAGTTCTTGCTGAGCTGGTACTGCCGGAAAGCAGTCTGGATGGTGCAGGCTGCCCTGCGAGATACCAGGTGACCTCCATATTTGTGCTCTAACATTTCGATCTGAAAGACATACACACAGGAgaggttatttttttctaattgagTTCTGATCGCTTTCTGCTGCCCCAGATCCTACACTGATGATGTCTGTAATGGCTGTCAGAGGAACTTCTAAAAGTGAATTAGTTTTTTCCTTCATTGCCTTGCCCCTGATTTCAACAGAAGGCCTCCCTTTGGGCATGGCTGGCTAAAGCATCAGCACTATGAGCTTCCTCACAGCTGCAACATGGTCATGCCTCTTCCTAGAGCGTCAGCCATACAAGCTGGAGCCTGGAGGTGCCCTTCCCTTGCAGACCAACTTCTGATGGCCTTTAGGGCAAGCTCAACACTGCAAATACAGTGTTCCGGCAACGTGTCTTGCTGCTCAGCAGTCCTCTGGTAATGGTCAAGCATCATCCCCTATACTAATGCTGCTCCCCTCCTTAGTCACCTTAGGAAATACTCTCAGGGAAAGGAGAAACCAtacagagaaaggaaggaaaagttaatttttaaatgcagaaaatgttGGCTTGATCACAGGAGCTAGCGAGAAACATCAGCTTCCATAGAAGTCAGTGGAGGCTGGGTTTATTCAGTGTCTTTTGAAAAGCACTCTGAATCCCAGAGTGTCTTCCTTTCTGATGTCTGAGTTTTTCAGGTGTCAGCCAGCAGTGAAATGAAAACtatccaagaaaagaaaaactctcagttctgaaagttaaaaaaatctcattttaaatgttGAGACAAGTTATTAAGAACAAGTAGAAGGAAGATTTCCTCCTTACTAAACTGGTAACAACAAACACACACGTAAATACATACACACGCAGCTAAGTGGCATCTCAACAGGCTTCGGCAAAGCAAGTATTTATGGTAATTTCTCTTCCATAGCCCAGTATCTATACTTCCCAGTAATCCCCTCgctcttcctctgcagctggGCCTTCACTGACATGCTACAGGAGAATGTTAGACAATTGGTTACAGTGAGTGACTGACAGAGGATAAGGGGGACAGTGTGAAGATGATGGTGGATGATGgaatcaaagaaaacagaaggatgaACTTGAATCACCTCCACTGAAGTTGTGGTGGAACTATGAGCTAAACTCTATGTGTCGGCGCTTCACAGAGCAGAGCGCAGGTGCAGACTGTAGCGTTTGTACGTGCGTGTGTACTCGTGGAAAAGCCAAAAAAAGGTCAAGTGCACGACTGGGAGTGCTGGTAAAATCAGTCCTGAATTAGCAGAGGATTCACTACATCATTCATGCGATAAGTATGAGCTCATTAGCAGATCCAAAGGGTGAGTTTTACTGGCTGCATCCTTTTCCCTAGACAGAGACCACTTGCCTTGCTGGCCCAGTGCTTACAGAATGAAGGACGGAGTTCACAAAGGATCTGAGTTTAAGTGCAAACTGTTTTTGCAGTCAAAGCGAGGAACGAGCATCAGCTCGCAGTCACGGCATTTCATCtgcttccttcttttccttttttttaacactATGTAAGTTGCAAATAAAGCCATCAGTGAGTGACCTGGGTACAAGTGAAGGCCTGGAATGACAGCTGTGAGAAGTGTAAATCACCGCTTGCATCTTTCCAACACTGAGTCCTCTGGAAGTAGGGGAAGATGCTATGACCTTGGGAGATGACAGAAGAGAGGAACAACACGACCCCAGCCACTCTGTCCCTGTGCCGGTATCCTGGCTGCTGGAGTAGCTTTGCCCactggcaccccagcaccccacagctcTAGGGATCCTGCTGTCCTGGACGGGAGGCTGCCACTTATGGAAGGGAGCCGGGTGGGGGGCGCATCCTTTCTTATTTCCCTTGCTGGAAGTGAAGCAGGGACCCCTCGCCTTGTGCTCAGACATAAGGTAgggttgtgttttctgtttgcattgCCCTTGAATTCGTATCTGTCCAAAGCAAGCATCAAAGCCCCACCCTAGCAATTTGCTTAGCAATGGGGTTGGCCACTGCAGTTGCAATGGCAGATGGCTCAGAGTTCTGTTTACCCCTCATTTAGAAAAAGCACTGCCCTAATACTCCCCTTGCTGCCCTCCCACAAAGGGTCTGCAGAACTGGTGATAAAAACTACCCACACAATGATCAAGGATTCAGGTTCATTTACCACAAGACCCGCCAGTAGGCTTTTTGGATAAAAAAGGCCTCTGTTAATCCCCAGAGCTTGATGTGGCAGGAAAGAGGAATACAGGGACAAGAAGAACTTCTGGGTAGCAAGCAGAAGggttttgctggatttctttgtCCTTCTTTCCAAAACGACCATCTTAAGTCCCACCACAAAACCAGCACTCCTGCCACACCTCTTCAAAGCTGGCCTCCCTGGAAAGAGACCGAGCTACCCCACGGCCCTTCCCTTCAGGGGGAAGGCTCATGCAGATAAATGCAAATTAAACCAATAACCTGCACAGGCCCAACCTGGACAGTTATTACTGACAACTGACCGCAAGTACTTAATATAATGGACTGGTTAATCAAAATGTAGAGCTAATTGTGTTGGGAGGGAAAGAGGAACAAATGGGAGGGACAGACAGAGCTATCCGAGGGACAGAATAATAGTAAAATGCAAAATAAGGCAGAAGCAAGAGCCTTATAATTATCTGAGGTTTCCAAGGAGGTGACAGCCATTCTGAAAACATGGAATTCATATGCTCTGATGTTATTAGAGGCCAAGATAAGATGTCATTGCTGATCTGAAGCAAAAGGCCAGTTTATCTCATGCAAGGACAGTTCCCGAAAAGACAGACTTTAATAACTACTAAGAAGAGAGATCCTTCTAAAAGTCTAACGGAATGGTACAAGCTATCAGTACCTTGATAAAACATCACCATCTTTTTGCAGTCCATTATCTCAGTCCTCCCAAAGGCCTAAGGCATTAAGGAGCAGAACAAGATGTAAAGTGAGAGGACTCCTAGTCTCGTCTGCTCTCCAGTTTAAACCAGGTGTGCAAGGATAGGTTCTGCACGTGGTCCGCTGCCATCCCGCCCTGTCCAAAGCAGGGGGGTCCTACAGTGTCTTGTGGCTGGGGTAACAAGGGCCGGGGACTGGTCCAAAGGATGCTTGAGAAGACTGACAAAGCcagaagcagcagccccacagagaAGTGTCCTCCCCACCCTTGCTTGGTAAGAGTGGGTCTCTGTCTCTCCTTGGTGTAGCCCAGTCATTTACTGTTTACTGATGTCTGAAACATTCACATTTGCCATCAGGTTGAGCTAACTGACACTCCAGAGGAATTAAGGATTTCACACAGCTGTTGGCCCGGTTTTTTCCTCTCAAGAGGAAGAAAGGGCATCCATTAGTACCACAGCAGTCACAGGTAATGGAGATGTATGCCTGGCTTACTGGATGAACCTTCCCTTCCCATCTGAGAGCCAAGGAAGGCCAGACATGATTGGCCCTCTCTCACTCCTAATAAACCCTGTGAATCACAAGTAATTGCCTGCTTAAAGCTACTTTTCTCTGGGGAATGATCCAACAGCCGGcaccaaaggaagggaaaagcaggaaGGGGGTCAGGGGGATTTCAAAGAATGATTAGCTTAATACATTTCTGGGTCTCAATATGAAGACTCAGTCTGAGCAATTCAGGCCTTGT
The sequence above is drawn from the Opisthocomus hoazin isolate bOpiHoa1 chromosome 8, bOpiHoa1.hap1, whole genome shotgun sequence genome and encodes:
- the IQSEC3 gene encoding IQ motif and SEC7 domain-containing protein 3 isoform X4; translated protein: MLEHKYGGHLVSRRAACTIQTAFRQYQLSKNFEKIRNSLLESRMPRRISLRKVRVQNSESFSAEKALVEGYNFVGIPLVRSPSLPATISGALTELEDSFTEQVQSLAKSIDDALSTWSLKTMCSLQDGGSYQIRETFSASSMQPNQDLEAELQDKEKEEGLLPDTLPKSSSTLMMAFRDVTVQIDNKNISVSSSTSVSMANCLSSNAQAGLSQATKAEESPGEGEGEASEPPAAPESLPESGALRNSHTFTEVNVSTNGTGDSSAEPGQMAVQKLQFDASNETGQSKGSESENADNSEQLSSSSTSTSAKSASEVSSKEALQAMILSLPRYHCENPASCKSPTLSTDTMRKRLYRIGLNLFNINPDKGIQFLISRGFIPDTPIGVAHFLLQRKGLSRQMIGEFLGNSKKQFNRDVLDCVVDEMDFSGMELDEALRKFQAHIRVQGEAQKVERLIEAFSQRYCMCNPDVVQQFHNPDTIFILAFAIILLNTDMYSPNIKPDRKMMLEDFIRNLRGVDDGADIPRELVVGIYERIQQKELKSNEDHVTYVTKVEKSIVGMKTVLSVPHRRLVCCSRLYEVTDVNKVQKQAAHQREVFLFNDLLVILKLCPKKKSSSTYTFCKSVGLLGMQFHLFENEYYPHGITLVTPVSGSEKKQVLHFCALGAEEMQKFVEDLKESIAEVTELEQIRIEWELEKQQGAKTLSLRTNGAQMELQSKQGSPTGRKDLGEKVSDSTVEASNVPAQLRPGAREWNAAQHAS